The DNA segment GTTTAGCTAAAGAGAAAAATTGTGCTATTTTCTTAATCGGTCATGTCACTAAAACAGGTGAAGTAGCAGGTCCAAGAGTCTTAGAGCATATTGTTGATGTGGTGGTGCTTATTGAAGGTCAAAATGATGGTAGGTATCGTGTAATGCGAGCAGTTAAAAATCGTTTTGGTGCTATTAATGAATTGGGCGTATTTGCGATGACTGATAAGGGGATGCGCCAAGTTAAAAACCCTTCAGCTATCTTTTTAAGTAGAACTGAAGAAGAAATTTCTGGTAGTGTGATCATGTCAGTGTGGGAGGGGTCACGACCGTTATTAGTTGAGGTGCAAGTTTTAGTTGATGAAAATGGCTTTGGTAATCCACGACGTGTAACGGTAGGCTTAGATTATAATCGAATTTCAATTTTAATTGCTGTATTGCATAAGCATGTAAGTTTAATGCTAGGTAATTATGATGTTTTTGTTAATGTTGTTGGTGGTGTTAAAGTAACTGAAACAAGCAGTGACTTAGCTTTAATTGTTGCTATTATCTCAAGCTATAAAAATAAACCAATACCTGAGAATTGGCTTATTTTTGGTGAAGTTGGTTTATCAGGTGAAATAAGACCTGTTAGCCATGGTCAAGATCGAATTATCGAAGCAAAAAAACATGGCTTTAAAACAGCAGTCATACCCTATTCAAATAAGCCAGCTAAATCTATTGATAATATGAAAATTCTACCAGTGAAGCATGTTAGAGAATTAATTGATATTATCTGAATTATCATATCTCAAAATCTAGCTTATTATGCATCTTATTTTCTTGTGCCAATAACTGCTCAAAAGCATTTTTTATAGCGCTTAAAATATCACTACTATCTTCAATACCAACAGATAAACGAATTAAATTAGGACTAAATGGTAAGTTTTTATTATTAGATTTCAGTGAGTTAAATGTTTCTTGATGTGACATTAAACTTGGGATGCTAAGGCTAGAGTGAATGCCACCAAAATTGCGACTAATATTAAAAAATGATGAAGCATGTTCAAGCCATAAATTCGTTAAATTTGTATAGTTAAGGCTAAATGCAATCACACTGCCTAAGCCATCATAATAAATTTCATTGACTTGTTTATTTGATTTTAACCAGTTTGCAATTAATTGAGCGGAGTGTTGCTGTTGTCGCATTCGTAATCCAACAGTATCTAAGCTTCTTGATAAAAGCCAACTATCAAATGCAGTTAAACCAAGGCCATAGGTTTGTATGAGTTTATTTAATTGTTCAGATAAAATATCATTATTAACGCTAATAACGCCAGCCATAAGGTCATTATGCCCACCTAAATGTTTTGCCGCCGATTGAACAGCGATATCAGCACCGAGTGATAATGGTTGGTATAGATAAGATGAGCGTAATGAATTATCAATTGCTAGTAAAATATTTTTCTCATTAGCGATTAAAGATAACGTTTTGATATCTACTGCTTCTTGAGTAGGATTGCTAGGTGATTCAACAAATATTAGTTGTGTATTTTGTTGTAATTTTGATTGAATTACTTTTATGTCATTAGTTTGATTGTTGGTAATTGTCGATACTTCAATTTGATATTGTTCAACTAGTTGATCAATTAATAAATGACTGCCGCTGTATAAATGTTCTGAAATTAATAAATGACTGTTACTAGATAAAAGACTTAATATAGCATGGATTGCTTGAGTGCCACTAGCTAGTGCAAAACTGTATTGAGCTTTATCTAAAATGGCCAATTTTTTTTCTAAATCAGTACGATTGGGGTTAGCTTTGCGGCTATAGGTATAACCTTCACCTTGAAGATTATGGTCATAGATAAAGCAGGCATTTTGATAAATAGGTGGCTTTTCTGTTTTAATAGAAGAAGTTAATTTATTATTTTTTTTATATGAATGAATAAGCTTAGTATCTTTATGATTCATGGAGTAATCAGTTTATTGATAATGATTTAATTGATAAGTAAGATAAACTAAGTTGTTATGATTTTCAATGTTTAAAATGATTGCTATTTTCTATTTCAAATGTCAGCGGTCTCTTGAATAGTCTGTAGCTTGCCCATAGTATTTCTTATGATTTTAGCGGGTAAAAAATTTAATTGTGCATAGCTTTTATCAATAGAAGAAATAATATCCTTTTTCAATTGTTTCATATTGATTTTAGTATTTGAACTTATATAGCAAGTATAAGGCGCTAGAGAAGTATCAACATTAGAAGTGACATAAGCGTCATTAATTTCCGCTTGATTACATAAATATTGTTCTAAAATTTCTGGCTGTAAGAAAGCTAGGCCATCTTTTGATTTGAAGGCTCTATTTGATCGTCCTACAAATACTATCTTTTGATTGTTTTTTTTAATAATATCACCAGTGTGGTAGTATCGATTGGTTTGAATATTTTCACCCAGATAGCATAAAAAATTACTTTTTGTTTGGATGGATAATTTAAAGACGGAATTAGTATCAGATAATGACTTTAAATTCATATCTAAAAGTTGATCGCTATTAGTTGAAAAGCCGTCACCTGTTTTATCAATGATAAATGAGCCACAAGTCTCAGTAGTACCATAGCCATTAATGATTTTCGTTTGAAACTTTTCTTCAAATGAATGTTTTAATATTTGAGAAAGGTGTGATCCTCCTGAAAAATAAATCTTTGCTTGAGGAATCATTTGAAAGAGTTTTTCATACTCAATTGCCAGTTCAATGAATTTTGGAGAGCAAAGTACAAAATCTGGTTGTATTTGATTAAGTATCGTTAACCAGTCATGTGGTTGTTGAATATTACCAATGGTTGACTGAGCTAATTTAAATAGCGATATAATTAAAAATTTTAAGCCGCCAATTGTATCTAAAGGTGCAAATGTTAAAACCTTATCATTTGGCTTAATATTCAAACTATTAAGAAAATATTTTACAGAGTAGATAACATTTCCAAATGAATGACAAACAGCTTTTGGTAGACCTATTGAACCTGAGGTGAAAGTTACAAATGCAACTTTTTCTTTAGGCCATAGCTTTCGTGTATGCTCTAATGTAATTGGTATTGGATTTTTATCAAATAAGTCAGTACATGCATAATTTATATGATTAATCTCACATAGAAAATTATCATTTGTATCTTGGTAGATTAAAATATAGTTTCCTAGATGCTTTTTAATGTCAATTAAGTATTTTTTATCAATATGTGGTGGCATAAAAACAACACGGATTTGCTTAGTCAATGCCCAACTGATAACCTTTTCTGCTAATGATTGTGAACAACTTTGGATAATAACAACAGATATATTATTTGGGATAACCTGATTAATTTTATATGACATACTTTTCCTCAGTAATGTAAGTTTCATTGGGCGCAATGGAGTTTGGACAGCATTTTATATCAATTAAGCAGGGTTTATTTAACTGCAAAGCTTTTTTATATGTATTGGTTAATGAATTTTCATCATTAATAGTAAATGCTTCAAGTCCTAGCGCTTTGGCATAAGATTCCCAGTTGTAATTATTTAACATACGGTATTGATGGTTTATTTTAGACATGGCGTTATTATTAATGATGATATAAATAACTGCTAAATTATATTTGGCAGCAGTAGCAATTGCATTACCATTCATTAGCATACAACCATCTCCCGTAATTACAATACTAGGCTTATCAGGAAATGTGAGTTTGGCACTTATGCCTGATGCAATGGCCCAGCCCATCATGGCATTATTAATAGAAGTTAAGTATTGCTTGGGTTTATAAGCTAACCAATAATGAGCAGCAAATATACGGTGCTCACCAGAGTCAACAGAAAGTATTGTATCATTTGGACAAACTTGACGCAGCTTTTGTATGGCAACTGAAGGCCTTACAAGCTGAGTTTTTGATATTTCAGTTGGGATAAAGAATTTTGGAATTTGTTTTATATTTATAAGCCATTGTTGTCTTTGTTTTATGGTCTTATACAGGTAATTATGCTCTCTGGATAAATACTGAAACGTTGACCTTAAACAACTGACAGTCTTATCAGTTATTGGAAATTTAGCGTATTCATTGTGAATAAATTGATTAATTTGAATTATTTTAGCATATTTCTGAAAGTTATTTGACCAACATAAACTATTGCGTTGATTAAAATCAACATTAACGGCAAGGATAATTTTATGTTGCTCATCTAAGAGTGTTTGATGCGCTCGTTTATGGCCACCATAACCAAAAATTCCTAAATATAAATCATGATTTTCAGGAAAAATACCTTTACCATAAAGTGTGCTTGCAACAGGAATATGAAACTTTTCAGCAAAATCAATGAGTAGGGGTGAAACCTCATCAGCATTTGATAAGTGATCTATTAATAAAATTATTTTATGATTCTTACGTAAATATTCTTCACTTATTTTATTAATAAAGTCTGTATTGATTGAATATTTATTGCATTGATTATGTGTAAATGTAGATAGAGGCTTAATTTTTGTTTTTAAGATATCAACTGGAATTTGCAGATAAGCCGGAGATTTAGGCAGTTTATTCAGTGAGTTCGTAATATTTTTAATATGCTCTGATAAATTAGCACTTTCATTTAATATAAGTGAATTATTAGTTATATTAGAGACGATATGAAAATCTTTTGATCCATAAATACCAGGGTCTTGAAAAGCACCGTTATTTTCAAAGTGGCTAATATTACTGCCAGATATAAATAAAACAGGGCTTTTATCTTGATAAGCAGTTGAAATTGCTGCCATTGCATTCATTGTTCCAGCATTTGAGATAAATGCACAGATTCCTGGCTGTTCAGTTAATCTTGCATAAGCATCAGCCATAAACCCTGCAGATGATTCATCTGTAGCAATGATAAGCTTAAGTATTTTACTTTGTTTAACTTCTGATAATAATGGATCTATTGTGGCACCTGGAACTGCAAATACGTATTTATATTGGCGATATTCTAATAATTTAATAAACTCATAGGCTAAACTATTCATCAGTGTTTTTGTTTCAGTCATGATAAGCCCCAATACTGCCGCCGCCATCAACAAATAGTGTTTGTCCTGTGATAAAACTTGCCTGCTCATTCAGTAAAAAAGCAACAGCATAAGCAACTTCTTCAGGTAAGCCCATACGCTGCATTGGAATATGTGCAAGTAATGCTTCTCGCTTATTACTACCTTTAGGGTGATATTGTTCAAATAGTTCAGTATCGATTGGCCCTGGTGCGACAACATTAACTGTAATTCCTTTATTAGCAACTTCTAGTGCCCAAGTTCGACTCATTGCAGTAAGTCCACCTTTTGCAGCACTATAGCTAGATCTTTCTTTTTTACCTAAAATAGCGCGACTGGTAATATTAATGATTCTGCCCCAATTTTGTGCAATCATTCCAGGCATGAACGTTTGCATACTTTTAAGTGCAGGTATCAAGTTGATATTTAGAATCTCATTAAAATCATTTAAAGTAACATCAAGGATTGCTTGTGGTTTTGCATAACCAACATTATTGACAATACCATCAATATGATATTTTTCTTTAATCAGATTAAATGTGCTTTGAGCTGCTTGTGGTTCTAATAAGTCACATAGGAATAAGTCATTAAAATATTCCATTGATTTTGGTTTATTACGTGCAATACCGATAACCTGATAATTGTTGTTGTATAAGTGACGTGAGATAGCAAGTCCTATTCCTTTAGTGCTGCCAGTAACTAAAATTAGTTTACTCATAGTTAAATCCTTATTTATGCTTCCCAATAAATAAAACCGTGAAAGGCAATCAATGAACGATCAAGAATTGTTAATATGATGAAGGAAAACCATAGCACTACAAAAATATTAGCTAATGATTTTGGTAAAAATTTATTTAATAGATAATACGTTTTACTCATAAATAAACTCCTAATAAATGATATAACGGCATAAATGAAAGCAACCACAAAAATGTTGCAGTTTTTTTAATGGTTAACTCATAAAAATGAGGTAATTTTTTTAAATTTAATATATCACCAGTATTTGTATAGGTTTTGCATAAAATAACGCCGATTGCTTGATATAACCCCCATAGAATATAATGCAATGAAACTTCATGCCAAAAGCCAATAGCAATCAATGCAAAAATAACAGCAAAAATTTTAATTCTAAATGTCATGAAAACTGGCATAAACACATAATCTTTTGCCCAACGCGTTAAAGTCATATGCCACCTTTCCCAAAATTCAATTAACGAGTTTGCTTTATAAGGATGATTAAAATTTTCTTCTAATTTAACCCCCATTAACTTTGAAAAACCAAGCGCTATATCGGTTAATCCACTAAAGGAAATATAGATAAAAAGCCAAGTGAGAAAAGAAACTGCATAGAGGCTTATGATATTTTTATTGGTAATTAAGGGCATTATTTTAAAACTAATAAAATAATTAGCGATAACAACAACTTTAAAATAACCATAGATAATTCGCTCAATACTTAATGAAATATCTTCTTTTGTTATATAAGCACGTTGGATTTGTTTAGAAAAATTTTGATAGCGATGGATTGGGCCTGAAAAAATTGCTGGTAAGAAAAATTGGTAGCTAAGATAATTTAAAAAATGAATGTTTGTTATTGAGTTTTTATAAGTTTCAATTAAATAGTGTATCTGTCGACAAGTAAAATAGGCAAAACCTATAATAAGTGGTAAGGATAAATTATATTTTTGGTAGTAATATTGATAAATAATGAAAAATATAGTCAGCATGGCAATAGGTATAAAAATAAATTGGCTATTATGTCTTTTGGTGTATTGTCTTGCAGCATAATAACTTAATAAAGTTTCTATAAATAATATCACACAAGTAATAGCTGATAAGTAGTATAAAAAAATGCTGGTAATTGTGATAATAAAAATGGCTCTAAATTTAAAAGGCACTAACCAGTAGCCAATACTTAATAGTACTAAGATTAGAAATAACTGGATTTGTACATCTGTCATACTAATCCTTTACTTTTAATTTTGGATATAACCCAAGTAGAAAATAGTTTTCTACCTTTATAATTTAAATGGGCTGTATCAGTATAGTAAGAAGCATTTAAGCTTGGAAATTGCCAAACTGGGTATCCAGTGTTTTTTTGAAACTGTGAAATCCATTGTTGTATTTGTTGATTTAAGTGGTTAGGCAATAAAAATTGGTATGTTTCCTTAGCATAATTCATTTGGATAAAAACAATGTTAACACCAGAGTTTTGTAAATTTTTTAATAGTATATGATCACTAGATGAGATATTAGGTGTTTTAAATTGTTTTAAGGTATTTTTATCTTTTAATAGGGATTTAATTTTTTCATAAGATGATGATCGATAAAGGTTAATATTGGTATCAGTTTCATAGTGGCTATGAAAAGTTGTTATATGTAAGTTATCTGAAATTTTTTTGATAAATGTATGGAAGTTATTTTGTAGTGTATAAAAATAGTTTAATTCTTTAGGGTTATAAAACATATAAGGCTCAAGTTGTATTAGAAGTAATTTAATATGATTTGGGTTGCTTTGAATTGTGGTTAAAACGGTATCAATATCTTCTGGTTTAGCAAGTGGCTTTGTAAATCTAATTAATTTGATATCATTAAGACCTTTAGTTTTGGCAAATGAGTCAAAGGATTGATCAAAATAAAACCCATGTCTGACTAAGGAAGTACCAACAGTTATAACATTAGTATTCGTCGTATTTAAGCGTTTTAGTCCCCATGATAAAAATGCATCATGAGGTGTTTTGATAAGGTAGCCGCTTAACAGAAGAATAAATGATATTATGACTAATATTATTAGCCAACACCATAATGGTATTACATTTTTCATTAAGGTTTTGATTCCAGTAAGACTTTAACATCCTCTAAGTTTTTAATATTTACAATTTCTTGAAAGTTAAATTTAACATTAAATTGCTTTTCTAATTTATTAATAAAGCTTAAATGTCCTAAAGAGTCCCATAAATCAATAGTATCAGTTGAGTCTGAAAGAGAAAGACTGGATGTATTTACTTGGAATGTGTCAGCGGCAATATCAATAATCATATTATCTGAGATTTTTATAATCTCTGTTTCTAGTGAATTTTGAGGCTGAAGTAATGCTTGTAATTCAGAGTCAATTACTTTACCTGATTTACCCTTAGGCAGTTCATTAACATAATAAATATTTTTTGGAACTTGATAGGTTTCTAAGTATTCTAAACAGTGTTCTATAATAAGTTGCTTTTCAATTTTCTGATTAATAATAAGCGCTGTGGCAACATTTTCACTATGGAATTCATGTTTTTCAGCGAAGGTATAACACTCTAATATATTTGGATGCTTTAATAAAATTTCATTAATCTCATTAGGGTAAATATTTCTACCACCACTAATTATGACTGATTTGGCTCTACCGATGATCTTTACAGTGCCAGTTTTATCAATTTTGACAAGATCACCTGTCTTAAACCATATTTTTTTGGAATAGTTAATAAAGCAGTCGTTAGTTGCTTTAGGGTTATTGTAATATTGCAAAAATAAGCTTTTACCCGAAATAAGTAGCTCACCTGTGCCAGTTTTTGAATATTCATTGGATTGTTGGTCATAAATTAGTGTATCGATATCAATTGGTGTGCCAATATTATCAGTTGTATGATTGATATCAGGACCATTAAATATACCACCGCAGACGGTTTCTGTAAGTCCATAGATATTACAAATATAAAGATTAAAGCGTTGGTTTAATTTATCCCATAATG comes from the bacterium SCSIO 12844 genome and includes:
- the radA gene encoding DNA repair protein RadA, with translation MTKVKTQYACQNCGSLSSKWQGQCPDCLSWNTLIEQVMTKKNMTSLSHKGYAGTASVVKTLSDVELAHVSRFSSGFSEFDHVLGGGIVPGAVTLIGGDPGIGKSSILLQMACSISKTHQVLYITGEESPHQVALRAHRMNLERDRVKLMAETNIESIIHVFEEHKPDVMIIDSIQTMATEMLQSAPGGVAQVRESTAILTRLAKEKNCAIFLIGHVTKTGEVAGPRVLEHIVDVVVLIEGQNDGRYRVMRAVKNRFGAINELGVFAMTDKGMRQVKNPSAIFLSRTEEEISGSVIMSVWEGSRPLLVEVQVLVDENGFGNPRRVTVGLDYNRISILIAVLHKHVSLMLGNYDVFVNVVGGVKVTETSSDLALIVAIISSYKNKPIPENWLIFGEVGLSGEIRPVSHGQDRIIEAKKHGFKTAVIPYSNKPAKSIDNMKILPVKHVRELIDII
- a CDS encoding PLP-dependent transferase translates to MNHKDTKLIHSYKKNNKLTSSIKTEKPPIYQNACFIYDHNLQGEGYTYSRKANPNRTDLEKKLAILDKAQYSFALASGTQAIHAILSLLSSNSHLLISEHLYSGSHLLIDQLVEQYQIEVSTITNNQTNDIKVIQSKLQQNTQLIFVESPSNPTQEAVDIKTLSLIANEKNILLAIDNSLRSSYLYQPLSLGADIAVQSAAKHLGGHNDLMAGVISVNNDILSEQLNKLIQTYGLGLTAFDSWLLSRSLDTVGLRMRQQQHSAQLIANWLKSNKQVNEIYYDGLGSVIAFSLNYTNLTNLWLEHASSFFNISRNFGGIHSSLSIPSLMSHQETFNSLKSNNKNLPFSPNLIRLSVGIEDSSDILSAIKNAFEQLLAQENKMHNKLDFEI
- a CDS encoding AMP-binding protein, whose protein sequence is MSYKINQVIPNNISVVIIQSCSQSLAEKVISWALTKQIRVVFMPPHIDKKYLIDIKKHLGNYILIYQDTNDNFLCEINHINYACTDLFDKNPIPITLEHTRKLWPKEKVAFVTFTSGSIGLPKAVCHSFGNVIYSVKYFLNSLNIKPNDKVLTFAPLDTIGGLKFLIISLFKLAQSTIGNIQQPHDWLTILNQIQPDFVLCSPKFIELAIEYEKLFQMIPQAKIYFSGGSHLSQILKHSFEEKFQTKIINGYGTTETCGSFIIDKTGDGFSTNSDQLLDMNLKSLSDTNSVFKLSIQTKSNFLCYLGENIQTNRYYHTGDIIKKNNQKIVFVGRSNRAFKSKDGLAFLQPEILEQYLCNQAEINDAYVTSNVDTSLAPYTCYISSNTKINMKQLKKDIISSIDKSYAQLNFLPAKIIRNTMGKLQTIQETADI
- a CDS encoding thiamine pyrophosphate-binding protein — encoded protein: MTETKTLMNSLAYEFIKLLEYRQYKYVFAVPGATIDPLLSEVKQSKILKLIIATDESSAGFMADAYARLTEQPGICAFISNAGTMNAMAAISTAYQDKSPVLFISGSNISHFENNGAFQDPGIYGSKDFHIVSNITNNSLILNESANLSEHIKNITNSLNKLPKSPAYLQIPVDILKTKIKPLSTFTHNQCNKYSINTDFINKISEEYLRKNHKIILLIDHLSNADEVSPLLIDFAEKFHIPVASTLYGKGIFPENHDLYLGIFGYGGHKRAHQTLLDEQHKIILAVNVDFNQRNSLCWSNNFQKYAKIIQINQFIHNEYAKFPITDKTVSCLRSTFQYLSREHNYLYKTIKQRQQWLINIKQIPKFFIPTEISKTQLVRPSVAIQKLRQVCPNDTILSVDSGEHRIFAAHYWLAYKPKQYLTSINNAMMGWAIASGISAKLTFPDKPSIVITGDGCMLMNGNAIATAAKYNLAVIYIIINNNAMSKINHQYRMLNNYNWESYAKALGLEAFTINDENSLTNTYKKALQLNKPCLIDIKCCPNSIAPNETYITEEKYVI
- a CDS encoding SDR family oxidoreductase: MSKLILVTGSTKGIGLAISRHLYNNNYQVIGIARNKPKSMEYFNDLFLCDLLEPQAAQSTFNLIKEKYHIDGIVNNVGYAKPQAILDVTLNDFNEILNINLIPALKSMQTFMPGMIAQNWGRIINITSRAILGKKERSSYSAAKGGLTAMSRTWALEVANKGITVNVVAPGPIDTELFEQYHPKGSNKREALLAHIPMQRMGLPEEVAYAVAFLLNEQASFITGQTLFVDGGGSIGAYHD